One window of the Branchiostoma lanceolatum isolate klBraLanc5 chromosome 3, klBraLanc5.hap2, whole genome shotgun sequence genome contains the following:
- the LOC136430471 gene encoding dysferlin-like isoform X2: MSSIQVTVLSASNLPNVEKFVGKSDPYATLDFQGDKKKTEVKENELNPVWDQTFTFDLGGKALDPSDSLTIGVKDYERVGRNRLLGESVVPLRDVVSAPSHSCELNLTLQDGNKRPTMATISLKISYQPPAQEVAPEAPGAEESAEGGEVGDLTYGEGGTEEPLQEEGGVVSTKGGKPSRGVARRKLPGNLSNKPMDFQIRIRVLEGRRIAGSNISPVCKVTVSNQSKQTRVKKSTDSPFYDELFFFNFHESPAELFGEMIEIQVFNSRKLRSDAFLGSFKLDIGVVHRQPNHAFLRRWVLLSDPNDPTAGAKGYMKMSMIVLGPGEQPPSEKVEGEAEVDSDDIEANLLRPAGVELRPAMFIFRVFRAEDVPQMDTSAMQGIKKVLGVGEVQKELVDPYMEVHFAGRKVNTKTLYNSDHPEWNQELRLGMRFPSMCEVIKLRIKDWDRISADDTVGTGLLNLSMVSWPGEEDGFLPCFGPCFINMYGSVREFRTLPDEFDDLNLGKGEGVAYRGRVMVELRTILGELPDPKQSVVDITPEELMVVEGFQRCRKYRLLGIFMDASMICEMEAPVEFEVSIGNYGNKLDTNIPPSSSTTQTCLSTQPTNAVFDGCKYYFLPWGSTKPVVVVTSFWENISWRLEALNMLHKTTEALEGDLMKINMGLKTRMNRAELTSYCVGMLDRLIARCRKQLPVAQAEKGHRDTELDRHMGKMRRKQLDNIVALAQELREKALEPEEVLAAAMDYCQTLKDISLEPQNSIPDVMIWMITGGSRRAYCRIPAHQVLFSTNPGCSGKYCGQLQTIFLRYPGAKHGKTDIPALLRVKLWLGLQTDQDHFDPGTTEGEVAVFAETYENETKGLLDPWSPSKMLRPHWSDADGELKLKKNTFVPPEGWEWDGDWFINPELSLLYDRDSGHKHFLEDIYENQSRIPGGHWVEATTSWSDVRGDSCPAKEETELPEGWEWEDEWQMDLNRAVDEEGWEYAVESTLLGWSPGERTYHMCRRRRWVRKRTFVEDQKVLAKKQKMEQAKTEGWEYAPLFNMRFHVKKRKMDMVRRRRWHRKMTAQDNSATAIFAIESTRLSPGDDDSDDDEPKAIAAPRVFLSYDKPHKYQLRCYIYQARDLIAADKDSSSDPFASVSFLTQSQQTEVVKNKLSPVWDQTLLFDEIEIYGDPTNMERAPPHVVVELFDHDSFGSPEFLGRAVATPMVKLSSSDSRSPRLAWFPVMNGTKQFGELLATFELFLTTDEMHGKAAVSLQGDDDDLPFLPPKRGEVYSVPPDIRPLMHRTAIEAVCWGVRNMKKYQLSSVNSPSVQLEIGGNIQETKVIKSLKKNPNFEEPHLFFDVYLPKEDLYMPPVNIKVFDNRQFGRKPLVGVHMVRSLRDFMAETAGQLADATEPAVLPATMDNISLEIDGPSDQTIPHEKGGSGTEGMDWWSKFYASLGGEYADKCGDYLQTGLDTIQVYPYELEKAEPYGGFRDFCSTFPLARGKTDDKDEEAEEVVGEVKATFRIYQLPPDPKADLPPRMLGNLPGTGAEECLIRVYIVRGMDLQPQDQNGLSDPYIKIKLGKKKISDRDNYIPKTLDPVFGRMYEMTATIPVEKDLTITVLDMDLISSDDLIGQTMIDLENRLLSHHRPACGLPKTYCITGPNKWRDQQDPKTILENHARRRNLRGPEYEGTNRLRLGNRVFSLEQFEENSILHGDLGPADQRLALHVLHTQNLVPEHVETRFLYNPLQPEIPQGRLQMWVDIFPKSLGPPNPAFDLTPRQPKKYELRVIVWNTSDVTLDETSITGEQMSDIYVKGWMAGMEGKKQSTDVHYRSLDGEGNFNWRYIFPFEYLPAEQAVHISEKEHFWSLDETVTQVPPRLTVQVWDNDKFSFDDFLGTLTLDLHKMPVPTKTSGKCSVKQLQGGKTVNLFEQKKCRGWWPAYLIDNDTQEMTLTGKMEMTVEVLPGEEVDARPAGKGRDEPNMNPKLDDPQRPETSFLWFTSPFKTFRYIVWKNYKWYFIIFLILLIIVILAVIFIYSFPSFAAKRLVGA; encoded by the exons GTTACTGGGTGAGAGTGTGGTTCCCCTGCGGGATGTGGTATCGGCGCCGAGTCACTCCTGTGAACTGAATCTCACCCTGCAGGATGGAAACAAGCGACCCACCATG GCCACCATCAGTCTCAAGATCTCGTACCAGCCACCTGCGCAGGAAGTCGCACCTGAAGCACCTGGTGCAGAGGAGTCCGCAGAAG GTGGAGAGGTGGGAGACTTGACCTATGGTGAAGGAGGCACAGAAGAGCCTCTACAGGAAGAAGGAGGCGTGGTCAGCACAAAGGGCGGCAAACCCTCCAGGGGAGTCGCAAG GAGGAAATTGCCTGGAAATCTGTCCAATAAACCCATGGACTTCCAG ATACGAAtcagggtcctggagggacgaCGAATTGCCGGGTCCAACATCTCTCCTGTCTGTAAAGTCACTGTTTCCAACCAATCCAAACAGACAAGAGTCAAGAAAAGCACAGATAGCCCTTTCTATGATGAG CTTTTCTTCTTCAACTTCCACGAGTCCCCTGCGGAACTGTTTGGAGAAATGATAGAAATTCAG GTGTTCAACTCACGCAAGCTTCGTTCAGATGCTTTCCTTGGTTCCTTCAag CTGGATATAGGGGTAGTCCACAGACAACCTA ATCATGCCTTCCTTCGCCGCTGGGTTTTGTTGAGTGACCCCAACGACCCCACTGCCGGTGCTAAGGGGTACATGAAGATGTCCATGATTGTGCTGGGGCCTGGAGAGCAGCCTCCA TCTGAGAAAGTAGAAGGCGAGGCAGAAGTTGATTCTGATGACATTGAAGC AAACCTTCTGCGACCAGCCGGTGTCGAGCTCCGCCCCGCCATGTTCATCTTCAGGGTGTTCCGAGCAGAGGACGTGCCACAGA TGGACACATCTGCAATGCAAGGCATAAAGAAGGTGCTGGGTGTGGGTGAGGTGCAGAAAGAGCTTGTGGATCCTTACATGGAGGTGCACTTTGCAGGACGAAAG gttaaCACCAAGACTTTGTATAACTCTGACCATCCTGAGTGGAACCAGGAGTTGCGACTAGGCATGAGG TTTCCTTCCATGTGTGAGGTCATCAAGCTGCGTATTAAAGACTG GGACCGCATCAGCGCAGACGATACAGTTGGTACAGGCCTCCTGAACCTGTCTATGGTGTCCTGGCCTGGTGAAGAGGACG GATTCCTGCCTTGCTTCGGACCCTGCTTCATCAACATGTATGGTTCAGTTCGTGAGTTTCGGACCTTGCCAGATGAATTTGATGACCTCAATTTGGGAAAG GGTGAGGGTGTTGCCTACCGTGGTCGTGTCATGGTGGAGCTACGGACAATTCTGGGAGAACTTCCCGACCCGAAACAGTCTGTAGTGGACATCACTCCAGAGGAGCTGATGGTAGTGGAG GGCTTTCAGCGCTGCCGTAAGTACCGACTGCTGGGAATCTTCATGGATGCCTCGATGATCTGTGAGATGGAAGCGCCGGTGGAGTTCGAAGTCAGCATCGGTAACTATGGCAACAAACTGGACACCAACATCCCACCATCCTCATCAACAACCCAG ACTTGTCTATCTACCCAGCCCACAAATGCAGTGTTCGACGGCTGTAAGTACTACTTCCTTCCCTGGGGCAGCACCAAGCCTGTCGTTGTCGTCACATCGTTTTGGGAGAACATCAGCTGGAGACTAGAGGCCCTGAATATGTTACACAAGACCACAGAAGCACTG GAAGGCGACCTGATGAAGATAAACATGGGCTTGAAGACTAGGATGAATCGAGCAGAGCTGACCTCCTACTGTGTAGGGATGCTGGACAGGCTCATCGCAAGGTGCAG AAAACAACTGCCGGTAGCACAGGCAGAGAAGGGCCACCGTGACACAGAACTTGATAGGCACATGGGCAAAATGAGGAGGAAACAGTTAGACAATATAGTAGCCTTGGCCCAAGAGCTTAGGGAGAAGGCTTTAGAACCTGAGGAGGTGTTAGCGGCAGCCATGGACTACTGCCAGACACTCAAGGACATCAGTCTTGAG CCCCAAAACAGCATCCCTGACGTGATGATCTGGATGATAACCGGGGGCAGTCGGAGAGCGTACTGCCGCATCCCAGCCCACCAAGTCCTCTTCTCTACCAACCCTGGCTGCAGCGGAAAGTACTGCGGACAGCTGCAAACAATTTTCCTGAGG TACCCTGGAGCAAAGCATGGCAAGACGGACATCCCCGCCCTTCTGCGAGTCAAACTATGGCTGGGGTTGCAGACCGACCAGGATCACTTTGACCCCGGGACGACCGAGGGAGAAGTGGCTGTCTTTGCCGAAACGTACGAGAACGAAACCAAAGGACTGCTGGACCCCTGGAGTCCCAGTAAGATGTTACGCCCCCACTGGTCGGACGCAGACGGAGAGTTGAAGCTGAAGAAAAACACCTTTGTTCCCCCTGAAGGTTGGGAGTGGGACGGGGACTGGTTCATCAACCCTGAACTCAG CCTGCTATATGACAGAGACTCCGGCCACAAGCATTTCTTGGAAGACATCTACGAGAACCAGAGCCGTATCCCAGGGGGCCACTGGGTTGAAGCGACCACGTCTTGGTCAGACGTCCGCGGAGACTCGTGTCCAGCCAAGGAAGAGACGGAACTCCCCGAGGGATGGGAATGGGAGGATGAATGGCAGATGGACCTCAACAGGGCTGTGGATGAGGAAG GTTGGGAGTACGCTGTGGAGTCCACTCTGCTGGGCTGGAGCCCAGGGGAGAGAACCTACCACATGTGCAGGAGGCGACGCTGGGTCCGCAAACGCACCTTTGTTGAGGACCAGAAAGTTCTTGCCAAAAAG CAAAAAATGGAGCAGgccaaaacagaaggctgggagtaCGCCCCTCTGTTCAACATGCGCTTCCATGTGAAGAAGCGTAAGATGGACATGGTGCGCCGCCGACGCTGGCACAGGAAGATGACTGCACAAGACAACTCCGCCACAGCCATCTTTGCCATCGAAAGCACCAGGCTG AGCCCTGGTGATGAcgatagtgatgatgatgagcccAAAGCTATTGCTGCACCAAGAGTCTTCCTCAGTTATGACA AACCTCACAAATACCAGCTTCGTTGTTACATCTATCAGGCGAGAGACTTGATAGCTGCAGACAAGGACAGCTCCTCAG ATCCGTTTGCGAGTGTGAGTTTCCTGACCCAGAGTCAGCAGACGGAGGTAGTGAAGAACAAGCTGAGCCCGGTGTGGGACCAGACACTGCTGTTTGATGAGATCGAGATCTACGGTGACCCCACCAACATGGAGCGTGCACCCCCACATGTAGTAGTGGAGCTGTTCGACCACGACAGCTTT GGTAGTCCTGAGTTCCTGGGCCGAGCTGTCGCCACGCCGATGGTCAAACTGAGCTCCTCTGACTCCCGATCTCCCCGTCTGGCGTGGTTCCCCGTCATGAACGGCACCAAGCAGTTTGGGGAGCTGCTGGCCACCTTCGAACTCTTCTTG ACCACAGATGAAATGCACGGTAAGGCTGCCGTGTCACTGCAG ggtgatgatgatgatctgccGTTCCTTCCACCTAAACGTGGGGAGGTGTACAGTGTTCCCCCAGACATCAGACCTCTCATGCATCGCACAGCAATAGAG gctgtatgctggggagTGAGGAACATGAAGAAATACCAGCTCTCTAGTGTCAACTCGCCGAGTGTCCAGCTGGAGATTGGAGGCAACATCCAAGAGACAAAAGTCATCAAAAGTCTTAAAAAAAACCCAAACTTCGAAGAGCCCCACCTATTCTTTGATGTG TATCTACCTAAAGAGGACCTCTACATGCCGCCGGTCAACATCAAGGTTTTCGACAACCGACAGTTTGGCCGCAAACCGCTTGTTGGCGTCCACATGGTGAGGTCGCTGCGGGACTTCATGGCTGAGACAGCAGGCCAGCTGGCAGATGCTACAGAACCTGCAG TGCTGCCAGCCACCATGGATAACATTTCCCTGGAGATTGATGGTCCGTCTGACCAGACTATACCCCATGAGAAG gGTGGATCAGGGACAGAGGGGATGGACTGGTGGTCTAAGTTCTATGCCTCCCTCGGTGGGGAGTATGCAGACAAGTGTGGAGATTACCTACAGACTGGACTGGACACAATACAG GTGTATCCCTATGAGTTGGAGAAGGCCGAGCCGTACGGCGGGTTCCGTGACTTCTGCAGCACCTTTCCTCTGGCGCGAGGGAAGACTGATGATAAGGACGAGGAGGCTGAAGAGGTCGTTGGAGAGGTCAAG GCCACTTTCCGGATATACCAGCTACCCCCGGATCCTAAAGCCGACTTGCCGCCACGTATGTTGGGGAACCTTCCCGGTACCGGAGCAGAGGAGTGCCTGATCAGGGTTTATATCGTACGCGGGATGGACCTCCAGCCACAGGACCAGAACGGCTTG TCTGATCCATACATCAAGATCAAGTTGGGAAAGAAGAAGATCAGCGACAGAGACAACTACATCCCCAAAACCCTGGATCCCGTCTTTGGCAG aaTGTACGAGATGACCGCGACCATTCCCGTGGAGAAGGACCTGACCATCACGGTGCTGGACATGGACCTCATCAGTTCGGACGACCTGATTGGTCAGACCATGATTGATTTAGAGAACCGCCTGCTGTCCCACCACCGACCGGCCTGCGGGCTGCCCAAGACTTACTGCAT AACCGGCCCCAACAAATGGAGAGACCAACAAGACCCCAAGACTATCCTGGAGAACCATGCACGCCGCCGTAACCTCCGGGGTCCCGAGTACGAGGGAACCAACCGCCTCAGGCTCGGCAACAGGGTCTTCAGTCTAGAGCAGTTCG AGGAGAATAGTATTCTCCATGGAGACCTGGGCCCAGCAGACCAGAGGTTAGCTCTGCACGTCCTGCATACACAGAACCTGGTCCCCGAACATGTGGAAACTCGCTTCCTCTACAACCCACTACAACCTGAGATACCACAG GGAAGGCTGCAGATGTGGGTGGACATCTTCCCCAAGTCTCTGGGTCCTCCCAACCCTGCATTCGACCTGACACCAAGGCAGCCCAAGAA GTATGAGCTGCGTGTGATCGTGTGGAACACCAGTGATGTCACACTGGACGAGACGTCCATCACTGGGGAACAGATGAGTGACATCTATGTCAAAGG GTGGATGGCAGGGATGGAGGGAAAGAAGCAAAGTACAGATGTCCACTACAG GTCGTTGGATGGTGAAGGAAACTTCAACTGGCGTTACATCTTCCCGTTCGAGTACCTCCCAGCAGAACAGGCGGTGCACATTTCTGAGAAG gaacaCTTCTGGAGTCTGGATGAAACAGTGACTCAGGTTCCTCCCAGACTCACTGTGCAGGTCTGGGACAATGACAAGTTCTCCTTTGATGATTTCCTTG GCACGTTGACACTAGACCTTCACAAGATGCCAGTTCCCACCAAGACGTCAGGAAAGTGCAGCGTCAAGCAGCTGCAAGGGGGGAAGACTGTTAACCTGTTTGAGCAGAAAAAGTGCCGCGGATGGTGGCCGGCCTATCTCATAGACAATGACACCCAGGAAATGACTCTTACA GGGAAGATGGAGATGACAGTCGAAGTGCTGCCAGGAGAGGAGGTAGACGCACGGCCTGCTGGGAAGGGTCGAGATGAACCCAACATGAACCCCAAGCTGGATGATCCCCA ACGTCCCGAGACCTCCTTCCTTTGGTTCACCTCTCCCTTCAAGACGTTCCGTTACATCGTGTGGAAGAACTACAAGTGGTACTTCATCATATTCCTGATCCTCTTAATCATCGTGATCCTGGCCGTCATCTTCATCTACTCCTTCCCA AGTTTCGCTGCTAAGAGGCTGGTCGGTGCATAG